In the genome of Bradyrhizobium sp. CB3481, the window GCCGCGCCGCCGGCTGCTACGACGGCCAATGCCAATCCGACTGCGCAGAAGGGCATCGCCGGCAAGGCAATCGACAAGGTGAAGGAGGTCGCCAAATCGGCCGGCGACATCTTCAGCCGCGTTCCCTGCCTGCCGCCCAAGGGCGCCTCCAAATCGATGGGCTCGCTGCCGCGTGTCGCGAGCAAGCTCGCCAACGGCCAGCCGGTGGTGATCGTCGCGTTCGGCTCGTCGTCGACGCAGGGCTACGGCTCCAGCGCGCCCGAGTTCACCTATCCCAACCGCCTCGCCGCGCAATTGCGCCGGCAATATCCGACCGCCTACATCTCCGTCGTCAACGCCGGCAAGGGCGGCGAGGACGCGCCGGAAATGATGAAGCGGCTGCAGACCGCGGTGATCGACCTCCATCCGGACCTCGTGATCTGGCAGGTCGGCACCAACGCCGTGCTGCGCAACCTCGATCCGGACGAAACGGCCAAGCTCGTCGAGCAAGGCATCTCGCGCATTCAGGCTGTTGGCTCCGATGTCGTGCTGATCGATCCGCAATATTCGCCGCGGGTCAACGAGCACGCCGAGAGCGCCGGCAAGATGACGAAGCTGCTGGGCAAGGTCGCCGAGCTGCGCAAGGTCGGGATCTTCCCGCGCTTCGCGGTCATGAAGGACTGGCACGAGAAGCAGGCGATCCCGATCGAGAATTTCGTGATCTCCGACGGCCTGCACATGAGCGACTGGGGCTACGCCTGCTTCGCGCAACTGCTCGGCGACGACATCATCAAGTCGGTCGGCCAGATCAAGCTCGGCGTCAACGTGCCCGGCGACGTGCGGACGTATCGGCCGATGTAGCCGAGCTATATCTACGCCGTCGTCCCTGCGAACGCAGGGACCCATAACCACAGGGCGTAGTGAGTTAAGGCGGGCGTCAACTAGCGTCTCTCATCAGCAAGGCCGCGGCGTATGGGTCCCTGCGTTCGCAGGGACGACACCGATTGTGTGGCTGTTTGCACCGCCCCTCACGCGTTCTCCAGCGCCTGCGCGAAATCCTCGATCAGATCATCCGGATGCTCGAGGCCGGCCGAGAAGCGGATAAAGCCCTCGCTTATGCCGAGCTCGGCGCGCGCTTCCGGCGCCAGTCGCTGATGCGTCGTCGTTGCCGGATGCGTGACGAGGCTCTTGGCGTCGCCGAGATTGTTCGAGATGCGCGAGATCTGCAGCGCGTTGAGGACGCGGAACGCCGCCGCCTTGCCACCCTTGACCTCGAAGCCGATCAGCGTCGAGCCGGCGCGCATCTGCTTCTTCACCAGCTCCGCCTGCGGGTGATCAGCGCGGCCGGGATAGATCAGCCGCGAGATCTTCGGATGTGAGGCGAGCGCGTCCGCAATTTTCGCTGCGGTCTCGGTCTGCGCGCGCACGCGCACGCCGAGCGTCTCCAACCCCTTGAGCAGGGCCCATGCGTTGAACGGCGAGAGCGACGGCCCGGTCTGGCGCATGAAGTTGTGGATGTGCTCGGCGATGAAGGCTTCCGAGGACAGGATGATGCCGCCCAGGCACCGGCCTTGGCCGTCAATATGCTTGGTCGCGGAATAGACCACGACGTCGGCGCCGAGCGACAGCGGGCTCTGCCAGATCGGCGTAGCGAACACGTTGTCGACGATCAGCCGCGCGCCGCCGCTATGTGCGATCTCGGCAATCGCCGGGATGTCGAGCACGTCGAGCGTCGGATTGGTCGGGCTCTCCAGGAAGAACGACTTGGTGTTCGGCCGCAAGGCACGTCGCCACTGGTCGAGATCGAGGCCGTCGACCAGCGTCGTCTCGATGCCGTAGCGCGGCAACAGCTCCTGCACGACGTAGAGGCACGAGCCGAACAGGGCTTTGGAGGCAACCAGATGGTCGCCGGCCCGCAGCGGCGCGAGGATCGCGGTCGTCACGGCGGCCATGCCGGTCGCGGTCGAGCGCGCGGCTTCCGCGCCCTCGAGCTCGATCATGCGGCGCTCGAACATCGAAATCGTCGGATTGGAGTAGCGCGAATAGATGAAGCCGGGGGCCTCGCCCTTGAAGCGCGCCTCGCACTGCTCCGCGCTGTCGTAGACGTAGCCCTGGGTGAGAAAAAGCGCTTCCGAGGTCTCGCCGAACTGCGAGCGCAGGGTGCCGCCATGGACCAGGCGGGTTTCGG includes:
- a CDS encoding SGNH/GDSL hydrolase family protein — its product is MSSHYPFCLKIWLAVSAAALALLTQASPLQAQSVSPPAGQHAALSDQPQSSNASENKAGNSSENKVETKPAPESAAPPAATTANANPTAQKGIAGKAIDKVKEVAKSAGDIFSRVPCLPPKGASKSMGSLPRVASKLANGQPVVIVAFGSSSTQGYGSSAPEFTYPNRLAAQLRRQYPTAYISVVNAGKGGEDAPEMMKRLQTAVIDLHPDLVIWQVGTNAVLRNLDPDETAKLVEQGISRIQAVGSDVVLIDPQYSPRVNEHAESAGKMTKLLGKVAELRKVGIFPRFAVMKDWHEKQAIPIENFVISDGLHMSDWGYACFAQLLGDDIIKSVGQIKLGVNVPGDVRTYRPM
- a CDS encoding O-succinylhomoserine sulfhydrylase, whose product is MSELKSAARYRPETRLVHGGTLRSQFGETSEALFLTQGYVYDSAEQCEARFKGEAPGFIYSRYSNPTISMFERRMIELEGAEAARSTATGMAAVTTAILAPLRAGDHLVASKALFGSCLYVVQELLPRYGIETTLVDGLDLDQWRRALRPNTKSFFLESPTNPTLDVLDIPAIAEIAHSGGARLIVDNVFATPIWQSPLSLGADVVVYSATKHIDGQGRCLGGIILSSEAFIAEHIHNFMRQTGPSLSPFNAWALLKGLETLGVRVRAQTETAAKIADALASHPKISRLIYPGRADHPQAELVKKQMRAGSTLIGFEVKGGKAAAFRVLNALQISRISNNLGDAKSLVTHPATTTHQRLAPEARAELGISEGFIRFSAGLEHPDDLIEDFAQALENA